From the Fimbriimonadaceae bacterium genome, the window ACTGATGTCGCAAATCTATATGGGCGAGTCTGCCCCCCTGACGGGGGCGGTGCTGGAAGACGCCTTGGCCTCGCTACGCAGCAAGCGCGAGGCGCGGGCCGCGCGGGAACTCTTGGACCGCACGGGGGAGCCAGACGACCAGGCGTTGCGAGACTTTTTCGAGCGGATGCGCAAACTGAAGGACGTCCAAGAGCACCCCGAGGCTTGACGCCACCCGCGGGCTCCCTCGGTGGATTTGACGAGTTCTTGATATATTTGACTGACTCACGAACAACTTCCAAAACCCGTTGTATCCTGGATTCGGGCCACTGGGCCCAGGTGGTATTGGTGTTAGAAAACAAGGGAACAGCGAGCGCGAAACGCGCCGCCGAGCCCCCTGTCCCGGGCATTTTCGCCGATGACCGGGAAGTCGGAGACGTCACAAGGGGCCTCGACGACACAGTGCGGATGTGGTTGCAACGAATCGGCCAGATCCCACTCTTGACCGCAGAAAAGGAACGTGACTTGGCCCAAGGCGTGGCCGAAGGATCGCAGATGTGCCGGGCGATGCTCATCGAGGCGAACCTGAGGTTGGTCGTGAACATCGCGAAGAGGTTCGCGGGGCGCGGCGTCTCCTTACCCGATCTCATCCAGGAGGGCAACATCGGCCTGATGCGGGCGGTGGAGAAGTTCGACCACACGCGCGGCTTCCGGTTCAGCACGTACGCGACGTGGTGGATCCGGCAGTCGGTCAGCCGGGCGGTCTATGACCAGGGGCGCACGATCCGTGTGCCTGTCCACGTCGCCGAGGGCATCAGCAAGGTGCTTAAGGTGCAGGGACAACTGGCCCAGGAACTGGGCCGGGAGCCTACCGACGAAGAGGTCGCGGTCAAGGCCGGCTTGGACTTGGAACGAGTCCGAGCGCTCGTGCAGGCGATTCCCGACGCGCTTTCCCTCGAAAGCCCGCTGGGAGAGCAGGAGGAGGGCAGTTTGGCCGACCTTGTCGGCGACCGGGGCGAGACGTTTGAACTGGACTTTGACCGGCAGACCCTCGTGGACGCCTTGCAGGGTCTCGAGCCTCGGGAACGGGAGCTGATCATGCTGCGTTACGGGTTCAACGATGGGGTGCCCCACACCCTGGAGGACGTCGCCCGTCACCTGAACGTCACGCGCGAACGGGTCAGACAGATCGAGCAAAAGGGGCTGAAGAAACTGAAGTGCCCGACGGTCGCCGACGCCTTACGGGCCCGGCTGTGCGTGTAGGCCGAACGGAAAATTGCTGTCGCGAGGGCCAAGGACAAACGGTTCGCACCGCTTGGGTTCGCACCACTTGGCCTCGTCGAACTCAGTGCCGTCGAAGTGACGGATGTCAGCGCCAAGTTCGCGCAAGATGAGGATGCCTCCGGCCGCGTCGTACAAATTGACCCGGCCGGCGGTCATCGCCCGGATTGTCTGCATGGCGACAAAGGCCGCCTCGACGACGAACGCGCCGAGGTGACGGACTTTGCCGGGGAGCTTGGCCGGGAGCTTGCGGAGGTCGGTGTGCCCGAAAAGCTCCTCTGGCCGCACTGGGCCGGGTGGGACGGGCGGCAGTCTTTCACCGTTCTTGGTCGCTCCGCCGCCCTCCGCGGCAGAAAGGAAACACCCCAGGTCGGGCATGTCCAAACAACCGACCCGGAGCCGACCGCCGTGGAGAAAGGCGACGGTCACCCCCCACAAGGGCTGGCCAAAGCGGTAGTTCGACGTGCCGTCGATGGGGTCGAGCAACCAGAAGCCTTGGTCGGTCGGGGGAGAGAATCCAAACTCCTCACCCCAGAACCCCGCCCCCGGCGTCAGTTTGAGGAGTTCCTCGCGGTAGAAAGCCTCGACCTCGCGGTCACCGTTGGTGACGACGCTTCCGTCCGGCTTGATTTCCGGCACTAGTCGCTGGCGGGCTTGCAGGGCGATCTGCGAAGCATGTCGGGTAAGGGCCTCGGTCTCCTTTTGTAGCGCGTCCCAATCACCCACTCCCTAGATTATGGCCCTTGGGCCTGGTCCCCGGCCCGGCCTTGCACCGACAATGGTGAGGAGGTATCCTGCGTAGCTCACGTGGACGGCGGGCGGGAGTAGCTCAGTGGTAGAGCATCTCGTTGCCAACGAGAGGGTCGCGAGTTCGAATCTCGTCTCCCGCTCCAAGAACCGACGGTTCTTGGCAGACATCGCCCCGTCCCACCAGGGTTGAGTAGATCCCCTGGCTAAGTTCCTCGAAGGCCGTCCTACGGCGCGAACAGGGCGTCCGCGGCCATCACGCTTTGAGTCTCACCGTCAATGGAGCAGATGAGGCGGCCGTCCGGGCCGACGCCGATCGCCACCGCCCTTTCGCCGGTGGCAAGTTGGTAGACCTTTCCCGGAGTGTCGTCAAAGATGCGCCAGATCGGTTGGAGCACCGACCAGTCAGTCGGTTCGGGCATCGAACGGACTGAGTCGAGGAGGCGTTGTAGGGCTTTGGCCGGGTCGACCGCGTGGCCGCGCTCAAGGGTGAGGCTTGTCGCCGTCTCGCGGAGGTCGCCGTTGAACTCTTCTTGGTTCAAGTTGACCCCGACGCCGACGACGGGCACCTTCTGACCCGCCGGGCTAGGAACAAGCTCGGTGAGGACTCCACCGACCTTTTTCTGTTTGATTGTCAAATCATTCGGCCAGCGAAGTTGAGTATGGAACGTCCCTGCCGCCGCGAGGGCGACCATCATCCCGACCAGCCACGGTTCAGGATGTCCGGCGTACTCGTGGAAGACAAAGCTGGCGGTCAGGGAGTCGTCGACGCCTGATTGCCACTCGCGCTGGAACCGCCCGCGCCCGCCGGTTTGGTGACGGGCCCAGACGACGGCCGTCCCCGTGTCGCCGTCCTTGATGAGTTGCTCAGCGATGTCTTGGGTCGATCCGACCACGGCGAGTTCCTGGACCCCACCGGGCAGCATCATGCGCCGAGGACCCCAAACTCAAGGTGGACAGACAGGGCCGGGGCGGAGTGGGTGAGGGCGCCGACGGAGACAAAATCCACGCCGGTCTCGCCGATGGCCCGGACGGTCTGCAAGGTGACGCCGCCGCTTGCCTCAAAGAGGGTCTTGCCCTTGTGCCGACGGACCGCTTCGGCCATGTCGGCAAGGGTCATGTTGTCCAGCATCACTATGTCGGCTCCGGAGGCGACTGCTTCGGCGACCATATCGAGGTCGGCGCACTCGACCTCGACCATGGTTCCGGGGGAAAGCCCTGGGCGTACGGCCGCCAGCGCTGCGGCGATGGATCCGGCCGCCTGCAGGTGGTTGTCCTTCAACATCGCCATGTCGTAGAGCCCGACACGGTAGTTCGTGCCCCCGCCGCAACGCACGGCGTATTTTTCCATATGACGGAGCCCCGGGGTGGTCTTGCGGGTGTCCAGGAGACGGCAACCGGTGCCCGCCAAGGCCTCCACGTATCGCGAGGTCAGCGTGGCCACGCCGCCAAGGTGCATGAGGAAGTTGAGTGCGGTCCGCTCACGGGTCAGCAAGTGCCGGGCGTCGCCGTGTCCGCGCAGGAGGACCGTGCCAGGGCCGACGGTGTCGCCGTCGACCTGGAGGACCTCGACGTCGCCGGGGCCAAGGACGGCGGCCGCCGCCCCGATGCCACAGGCGACCCCTGGTTGTTGGACTTCGACGTACCAGTCCGCCGAGGTGCCGGGAGGGACGGCGGCCGCCGAAATGTCGCCGGTGCCGATGTCTTCGGCGAGGGCTATTTCGACCAAGGTGCGCCAACCTTCTGGTTCGGGAAGCGACCAGCCGGAGGTCATTCGTTGACCACGTCCACGCCGCACCGGGCGGCCAGCTCTTCGATCAAGGTGGAATAGGGGACTTCCATGCCGTTGCGCACCCAGCCTACCGGAACCTTGACGTGTCCGGCCAGCAAGTGGGCGACCGGCTTGATCGTGATGCTTCCGCCGTCGCTGACGACGACGAACTTGTCGTTGCCTTTGGCCACGATCTTTCTCACTTGGGCGTAGTCGACTTTGCTCCGGCGGACAATGTCGACGGCCTCGAAGCCGGTGTCGTGGAGGATGTACTCGGTCTGGCCCGCCTGGGCCTGGACAATGTCACCGGCGGCTCCCTTCGTCAGTTCGAAGGCGGCGCTGGCGGCGAGTTTCAGGCCCTGGACCACGCCCTGCTCGGTCGCCCGCTTGGCCACCTGGCCACCCTTGTGGAACCCGCTCCGCCGTGCGCTTCGGCTTTCCATGCCGAACCAATGGAGGATGTCGACGGGGCGATAAGAGGTCGTGGCCATGGGCTAGCTCGATTATGGGTACGGAGTCCGCGAAAGGGAGGTTCTCACCATTAGGCACTGACGGCCTCTTCGAGGCGCGACCGCAAAAAGGTGGCCCGATGGCGGTCGGCGGTCGCCGTGTCGGTGGTCCCGTGGACCTCCATGGTGGTCACCCAGCCGTCGACCACGCGGGGGGAGAAGTCAAAGCGGGGAAGTCCGGCGGAAGCGGCCCAACGCACCCACCCGAGCACGCGCAGGGCGTCGGCCAGTCCGATCGTGTTGGCGGTGATCGCGGCGTTGACCGCGTTGAGGGTCGTGTCGGCAAGGGAGAGGCGGCTGACTTCCCGGCGGGCCATCCGTTCCTCGTTCAGCAGGTATTCGCATGCCCCGGTGAACTCCGGGGGGGTGCCTCGGGTCGCGCTGACCTGGAAAAAGGCGCCGACCGCGCGGCTCGACTCACCGTAGAGACCGCGGACGACGATCCCCCAGACCGTCAACGCCCGGACCACCGCACCAAGCTTCTTCGTGTGGGCAAGGCCGATGAGGTGGAAGAGGGCAGATCGCCGTGTCCCTCCACCAAGGTTACTTGGTGATGTCGTCAGGGAACCAAAAGATACGGTGTCCATAAAGGCGAGGTTTTGGCTGAGGTGCTTGAGAATGATCGCCGCCGACTGTTCGGCGTGGGGACCGGACCAACCCGCCGTGAGGGCTTGGAGTCGGACGTGGTCCTCTTCGTTGACCATCAACGAGACCGTCCTCCCTTCGTCCAGCAGGATGGTGCGGCCTAACCCTTTGTGATCGAACTCCGGGGAGATGAGTCGGCTTCCTAACAAAAAATCACGTTCTGCTTCGCTGAGCTTGCCGAGGGCGGTGAGTCGCGGGTCGCAGCCGGCGACTCCGGCGCGGACGGACGACTCCACGGCGCGGAGTTGGTCTCCGGTGCAGGCGTGGGGGAAGGGGTAGCCCCTTAGGTTGCGCGCGTGGCGCACCCGTGTGCTCAGGACGACGTCGACATGGGGGGCGTCCGGATGGAGCCAGGCGGGCGGAGGCATGCTCCGCAGCACCATCTTCTTCCAAGACTCGCTTTGCGGTTCACCCGCCATGGCCGTCACGCAAGGTCGCAGGCCCGGTAGGCGGCGATGACTTTTTGCTCGCCCTCCTTTCCGGGGACAGAGTTGCCGTGCTCCATGCCGAAGACGCCGGTATAGCCCTTGCCGGCGATATGGGCGAAAAC encodes:
- a CDS encoding inositol monophosphatase family protein; this encodes MGDWDALQKETEALTRHASQIALQARQRLVPEIKPDGSVVTNGDREVEAFYREELLKLTPGAGFWGEEFGFSPPTDQGFWLLDPIDGTSNYRFGQPLWGVTVAFLHGGRLRVGCLDMPDLGCFLSAAEGGGATKNGERLPPVPPGPVRPEELFGHTDLRKLPAKLPGKVRHLGAFVVEAAFVAMQTIRAMTAGRVNLYDAAGGILILRELGADIRHFDGTEFDEAKWCEPKRCEPFVLGPRDSNFPFGLHAQPGP
- a CDS encoding biotin--[acetyl-CoA-carboxylase] ligase, which gives rise to MMLPGGVQELAVVGSTQDIAEQLIKDGDTGTAVVWARHQTGGRGRFQREWQSGVDDSLTASFVFHEYAGHPEPWLVGMMVALAAAGTFHTQLRWPNDLTIKQKKVGGVLTELVPSPAGQKVPVVGVGVNLNQEEFNGDLRETATSLTLERGHAVDPAKALQRLLDSVRSMPEPTDWSVLQPIWRIFDDTPGKVYQLATGERAVAIGVGPDGRLICSIDGETQSVMAADALFAP
- a CDS encoding sigma-70 family RNA polymerase sigma factor, whose amino-acid sequence is MWLQRIGQIPLLTAEKERDLAQGVAEGSQMCRAMLIEANLRLVVNIAKRFAGRGVSLPDLIQEGNIGLMRAVEKFDHTRGFRFSTYATWWIRQSVSRAVYDQGRTIRVPVHVAEGISKVLKVQGQLAQELGREPTDEEVAVKAGLDLERVRALVQAIPDALSLESPLGEQEEGSLADLVGDRGETFELDFDRQTLVDALQGLEPRERELIMLRYGFNDGVPHTLEDVARHLNVTRERVRQIEQKGLKKLKCPTVADALRARLCV
- the nadC gene encoding carboxylating nicotinate-nucleotide diphosphorylase, producing MTSGWSLPEPEGWRTLVEIALAEDIGTGDISAAAVPPGTSADWYVEVQQPGVACGIGAAAAVLGPGDVEVLQVDGDTVGPGTVLLRGHGDARHLLTRERTALNFLMHLGGVATLTSRYVEALAGTGCRLLDTRKTTPGLRHMEKYAVRCGGGTNYRVGLYDMAMLKDNHLQAAGSIAAALAAVRPGLSPGTMVEVECADLDMVAEAVASGADIVMLDNMTLADMAEAVRRHKGKTLFEASGGVTLQTVRAIGETGVDFVSVGALTHSAPALSVHLEFGVLGA